One genomic window of Stigmatopora nigra isolate UIUO_SnigA chromosome 13, RoL_Snig_1.1, whole genome shotgun sequence includes the following:
- the hdac1 gene encoding histone deacetylase 1 isoform X1, whose protein sequence is MALSQGTKKKVCYYYDGDVGNYYYGQGHPMKPHRIRMTHNLLLNYGLYRKMEIYRPHKASGEEMTKYHSDDYIKFLRSIRPDNMSEYSKQMQRFNVGEDCPVFDGLFEFCQLSGGGSVAGAVKLNKQQTDIAINWAGGLHHAKKSEASGFCYVNDIVLAILELLKYHQRVLYIDIDIHHGDGVEEAFYTTDRVMTVSFHKYGEYFPGTGDLRDIGAGKGKYYAVNYPLRDGIDDESYEAIFKPIMAKVMEMYQPSAVVLQCGADSLSGDRLGCFNLTIKGHAKCVEYMKSFNLPLLMLGGGGYTIRNVARCWTYETAVALDTSIPNELPYNDYFEYFGPDFKLHISPSNMTNQNTNDYLEKIKQRLFENLRMLPHAPGVQMQAIPEDAVQEDSGDEEEEDPNKRVSIRAHDKRIACEEEFSDSEDEGEGGRRNTTNFKKAKRAKTEGEKESEEKEKKGEEETKEIKDEEKAPEDEKMDTSKPKEESKTP, encoded by the exons ATGGCGCTTAGTCAAGGAACCAAGAAAAAAGTTTGCTACTACTACGATG gtGATGTTGGGAACTATTACTATGGTCAGGGTCATCCCATGAAGCCCCATCGCATACGTATGACTCACAACTTGCTGCTCAATTATGGCCTCTACAGGAAAATGGAGATATAT CGTCCACACAAAGCCAGTGGTGAGGaaatgaccaagtatcatagcgACGATTACATCAAATTCCTGCGCTCCATCCGTCCAGACAACATGTCAGAGTACAGCAAGCAAATGCAGCGAT TCAATGTAGGAGAAGATTGTCCAGTGTTTGATGGCTTATTTGAGTTCTGCCAACTCTCAGGTGGTGGCTCTGTTG cCGGTGCCGTCAAGTTGAATAAACAACAGACGGACATCGCCATCAACTGGGCGGGTGGTCTGCATCACGCTAAGAAATCTGAGGCCTCTGGATTTTGCTACGTCAATGATATCGTTCTTGCGATATTGGAGTTACTCAA gtaccACCAGAGAGTTCTCTATATTGACATTGACATCCATCACGGAGATGGCGTGGAGGAGGCATTCTATACCACAGATCGTGTCATGACTGTGTCATTCCACAAGTATGGCGAGTACTTCCCTGGGACTGGTGACCTTCGA GACATTGGTGCCGGGAAGGGAAAATACTACGCCGTCAATTATCCTCTGAGAGACGGAATTGATGACGAGTCTTATGAAGCCATATTCAAGCCT ATCATGGCCAAGGTGATGGAGATGTACCAGCCCAGTGCCGTGGTTTTGCAGTGTGGAGCAGACTCTCTTTCAGGCGATAGACTGGGCTGCTTTAACCTCACCATTAAAG GACATGCCAAGTGTGTGGAGTACATGAAAAGCTTCAACCTACCCCTCCTCATGCTGGGAGGAGGCGGCTACACCATTCGAAATGTAGCTCGCTGCTGGACGTACGAAACCGCTGTTGCACTTGATACTTCCATCCCTAATG AACTCCCATACAATGACTACTTTGAGTACTTTGGACCAGACTTCAAGCTGCATATCAGCCCCTCCAACATGACCAACCAAAACACCAACGATTACCTGGAAAAGATTAA gcaacGTCTGTTTGAGAATCTGCGCATGTTGCCCCACGCTCCCGGCGTCCAAATGCAGGCCATCCCAGAAGATGCAGTACAGGAGGATAGTGgagatgaagaagaggaagatcCAAACAAGCGTGTCTCCA TCCGTGCTCACGATAAGAGGATAGCCTGCGAGGAAGAGTTCTCCGATTCGGAGGATGAAGGTGAGGGAGGGCGCAGGAACACCACCAATTTCAAGAAGGCCAAACGAGCCAAGACggagggggagaaagagagtgaggaaaaggagaagaaaggtgAGGAGGAAACAAAAg aaataaaagatgaagaaaaagcaCCAGAGGACGAGAAAATGGACACATCAAA GCCAAAAGAGGAGTCGAAGACACCTTAA
- the hdac1 gene encoding histone deacetylase 1 isoform X2, whose translation MALSQGTKKKVCYYYDGDVGNYYYGQGHPMKPHRIRMTHNLLLNYGLYRKMEIYRPHKASGEEMTKYHSDDYIKFLRSIRPDNMSEYSKQMQRFNVGEDCPVFDGLFEFCQLSGGGSVAGAVKLNKQQTDIAINWAGGLHHAKKSEASGFCYVNDIVLAILELLKYHQRVLYIDIDIHHGDGVEEAFYTTDRVMTVSFHKYGEYFPGTGDLRDIGAGKGKYYAVNYPLRDGIDDESYEAIFKPIMAKVMEMYQPSAVVLQCGADSLSGDRLGCFNLTIKGHAKCVEYMKSFNLPLLMLGGGGYTIRNVARCWTYETAVALDTSIPNELPYNDYFEYFGPDFKLHISPSNMTNQNTNDYLEKIKQRLFENLRMLPHAPGVQMQAIPEDAVQEDSGDEEEEDPNKRVSIRAHDKRIACEEEFSDSEDEGEGGRRNTTNFKKAKRAKTEGEKESEEKEKKEIKDEEKAPEDEKMDTSKPKEESKTP comes from the exons ATGGCGCTTAGTCAAGGAACCAAGAAAAAAGTTTGCTACTACTACGATG gtGATGTTGGGAACTATTACTATGGTCAGGGTCATCCCATGAAGCCCCATCGCATACGTATGACTCACAACTTGCTGCTCAATTATGGCCTCTACAGGAAAATGGAGATATAT CGTCCACACAAAGCCAGTGGTGAGGaaatgaccaagtatcatagcgACGATTACATCAAATTCCTGCGCTCCATCCGTCCAGACAACATGTCAGAGTACAGCAAGCAAATGCAGCGAT TCAATGTAGGAGAAGATTGTCCAGTGTTTGATGGCTTATTTGAGTTCTGCCAACTCTCAGGTGGTGGCTCTGTTG cCGGTGCCGTCAAGTTGAATAAACAACAGACGGACATCGCCATCAACTGGGCGGGTGGTCTGCATCACGCTAAGAAATCTGAGGCCTCTGGATTTTGCTACGTCAATGATATCGTTCTTGCGATATTGGAGTTACTCAA gtaccACCAGAGAGTTCTCTATATTGACATTGACATCCATCACGGAGATGGCGTGGAGGAGGCATTCTATACCACAGATCGTGTCATGACTGTGTCATTCCACAAGTATGGCGAGTACTTCCCTGGGACTGGTGACCTTCGA GACATTGGTGCCGGGAAGGGAAAATACTACGCCGTCAATTATCCTCTGAGAGACGGAATTGATGACGAGTCTTATGAAGCCATATTCAAGCCT ATCATGGCCAAGGTGATGGAGATGTACCAGCCCAGTGCCGTGGTTTTGCAGTGTGGAGCAGACTCTCTTTCAGGCGATAGACTGGGCTGCTTTAACCTCACCATTAAAG GACATGCCAAGTGTGTGGAGTACATGAAAAGCTTCAACCTACCCCTCCTCATGCTGGGAGGAGGCGGCTACACCATTCGAAATGTAGCTCGCTGCTGGACGTACGAAACCGCTGTTGCACTTGATACTTCCATCCCTAATG AACTCCCATACAATGACTACTTTGAGTACTTTGGACCAGACTTCAAGCTGCATATCAGCCCCTCCAACATGACCAACCAAAACACCAACGATTACCTGGAAAAGATTAA gcaacGTCTGTTTGAGAATCTGCGCATGTTGCCCCACGCTCCCGGCGTCCAAATGCAGGCCATCCCAGAAGATGCAGTACAGGAGGATAGTGgagatgaagaagaggaagatcCAAACAAGCGTGTCTCCA TCCGTGCTCACGATAAGAGGATAGCCTGCGAGGAAGAGTTCTCCGATTCGGAGGATGAAGGTGAGGGAGGGCGCAGGAACACCACCAATTTCAAGAAGGCCAAACGAGCCAAGACggagggggagaaagagagtgaggaaaaggagaagaaag aaataaaagatgaagaaaaagcaCCAGAGGACGAGAAAATGGACACATCAAA GCCAAAAGAGGAGTCGAAGACACCTTAA
- the tmem54a gene encoding transmembrane protein 54a, with amino-acid sequence MMNCGVCCANLKDNKTLMKMGLSLVLVGHVNFLLGALVHGAVLRHISVHAEARILVYSVTNVIAIVAGLMGIIAGIIAIVLSKNKKSRILKWVLLVFSFLAGLLAVASTLGLLASVVTAIIHKGRSLLTHCTLLKQDLGSSSITHECPFDPTRIYSTTIILWVPLILMSVVEMVFSFRCFAVCTSFLYLCPCRRKPTIAKRVRIQRAAMISSPPPSEQLTEINPVNPVEQDELLAEGAGAEQSHWL; translated from the exons ATGATGAACTGTG GGGTTTGCTGTGCCAATCTCAAAGACAACAAAACCCTGATGAAAATGGGTTTGTCACTGGTGCTGGTGGGCCATGTCAATTTTCTACTGGGGGCACTGGTGCACGGCGCCGTGCTCAGGCACATCAGCGTGCACGCCGAGGCTCGCATTCTGGTCTACTCTGTGACTAATGTTATTGCTATTGTGGCAGGATTGatg GGAATTATTGCTGGAATAATAGCTATTGTTTTgtccaaaaacaagaaaagcagGATTTTG AAATGGGTCCTCCTAGTATTTAGCTTCCTCGCAGGCCTCTTAGCTGTTGCTTCCACGTTGGGCCTGTTGGCTTCCGTGGTCACCGCCATTATCCACAAAGGGCGGAGCCTATTGACGCACTGCACTCTCCTCAAGCAGGATTTGGGCTCTTCCAGTATTACCCATGAATGCCCTTTTGACCCCACTCGCATTTAT AGCACCACAATTATTTTGTGGGTACCACTCATCCTAATGTCGGTGGTGGAGATGGTGTTCTCTTTCCGCTGCTTTGCTGTTTGTACATCCTTCTTGTATCTGTGCCCATGCAGGCGGAAGCCCACCATTgcaaaaagg gtCCGCATTCAACGGGCAGCCATGATTTCAAGTCCGCCTCCATCGGAGCAGCTGACTGAGATTAATCCTGTGAATCCTGTGGAGCAAGATGAGCTCTtggcagagggtgctggagcagagCAAAGCCATTGGCTTTGA